GGAGAGCATATCCGCAACTTCCGCCATAAAGTGAACGCCGCAGAAAACCAGATAATCCGCATCCGTTTGCGCGGCAAGATGGGAAAGTTTTAAGGAATCGCCGGTAAGATCGGCGTGCCGGTACACATCGGCGCGCTGATAATGGTGCGCCAGAATGACGGCGCGCTTTCCCAACGCTTTTTTTGCGGCGACAATGCGTTGCGCGCATACTTCGTCCTGCAGTAGATCATAGTGTTCAAATTCAAGGGCTTGTTGATGCATTGCAGTTCATTGATCCCAGTTTGTTAATGGCATGATGCACATTACTCTACATCAAAATATAAATTCAAGTTGAAATTTAAAGGTCCGGTGCCGGGATCGATTCGTTAAACCGGAATTAGTGTTCTGTTATAATTCAAAAAAATGAAATGTGTAACCGGCAGCGTTCGAGTGATTCCGGATGTTTGTGAATAAAGAAACGAGTACTATTTCCCCATGAGCGATCGCTTGAATCTCAAATCTCCTTTGATTTTTTTGGTCTTGTTGATTGTATTGACATTCTGGCTCGATCGCGTGACCCGTCCGCCGGAGCAGACCAAAGACGGCGATCTGAATCGCAATCCGGATTATATTGTGGAAGATTTATCCGGTATCCGTATGGATTACGAACGCTCAATTGAGCGTAAGTTTACCGCGGAAAAGCTATTTTACTATCTGGATGAGAAGGTTACGGAGCTGGAGCAAGTCAATTTCACCAATACGGAACCGGAAAAGCCGCTGATACGCATGTTTGCCGACCGGGCGGTGGTGAAAAGTAAAGGTCAGGATATTTATTTAATGGGTAATGTGACGGCGGTCAGAGGAATGGATGGGGAGAAAAGCAAGATCACGTTAACGACACATTT
The nucleotide sequence above comes from Gammaproteobacteria bacterium. Encoded proteins:
- the lptC gene encoding LPS export ABC transporter periplasmic protein LptC, encoding MSDRLNLKSPLIFLVLLIVLTFWLDRVTRPPEQTKDGDLNRNPDYIVEDLSGIRMDYERSIERKFTAEKLFYYLDEKVTELEQVNFTNTEPEKPLIRMFADRAVVKSKGQDIYLMGNVTAVRGMDGEKSKITLTTHFLHLIPDESLIKTDQPVTISRFNTTVNANGLEFNNRIGMIELLSNVRAVNKKSNR